From the Methanoculleus sp. SDB genome, the window TTCCGTTTTTTCGGGAGGGTGGCCGGCATGCTTCATTCGTATGGCGTGTTTGAGCTCGTCCACCTCCTCCGTCATGCAGTACGCCCGGAACAGGGGCTTCACCGATTCGGGGGCAACGGCTTCAAGGGTGTCGCACTCGGTATGGTAGAGGGTTTTCAGTGCCTGCTCGATCTCGCCGGCTGAGGGTGCTTCACCCGTACCTACATCGATTCCGGCACGCTGCGCCTCGGAAACTGCTTCCGCGATATCCCGTGATGCGATAATGCGATCGATATGCTCCTCTGAAAGCAGGGGATTTCCCCTGACGGTGACAAGGGCGTTCGGGTACGTAAACTGTGCAATGGTTATGATAATCCTGAAATAACCCATGAATTTGATCAGGAACAGCACAACCAGCGCTATCAGTCCGAAGACGACCAGTATCACGTCCGCGGGTGCGGCTGCCAGGAGCTCCGGGAATTCCCCGATGATTTCAGTAACGGCGGACATGAGATTTTCACCTTCCGTAGAGTATCTTTGCGATGCCGAACAGGAGGTCGTCCTGCATTCGCTCCATTCGTGCCTCGAAGGTATTGTTGAGTGTGATTTTACCGGATTTTGACCTGAGTATCACTCCGCCGCCCGCGATGGCGCATTCGGACAGCAGCGTAAGGGGGGGTGCCCGACCGGACAGGTCTTTGAGGAGCGCGGCAACGAGAGTCCGGTCGCGCTCGGTGCATACCACGGAAACCTCTTCCGCACCCAGTTCGGCAAGGCCGCTCTGGATCAGGTTTTCCAGAACCTGCCTGTACCCGCTCGTCCCGACGAGGACGGTTAGCGCCTTCTCCGCTTCCATGAAACAGTGCGAGATCCCTGCCTCACGCTCCACCCGGACGATGCGCCGGGCATCCATCGATGCCTGCGAGAGGATCTTTTTCACGGCAGCACGGATCTCCCGTTTCCCGTCCGCGAGGATGCGTGCATACTCCGCATCGGCGGTTTTACGGGCATCGGCGACTATTGCCCGGACCTTTTTTTCGCATTCGGACTGTATGCTCTGGATTTCGCTATCCGTATCCGCATCAATCCGGCTGATGATGGTTTCAAGACTCATGGTTCCGATCGGCTGTTTAAGCCCCTCCGAAAAGTCCGATTCCGAACATGATCAGGATAGCTATCAGGAGCCCGAAGATCGCGAAGGTCTCGGACATCACCGCGAAGATAAGAGCCCTGCCCATGACATCGGGATTCCGGGCGGTGGCGACGATGCCCGCTCCCGCCGTGATGCCCTGACCTATCCCCGACAATCCGGCAAACCCGATGGCAATGCCGCTCCCGATTGCCGCAAAACCGACCGCCGCGGGCAGGGTGTAGACGCCCGTGAACATGCCGGTGAACGCCATCAGCAGGATGGCAACCAGCAAACCGTAAATCGCCTGCGTTTCCGGAAGGACCGAGAACACAAGGCCTTTTCCAACCGCCTCGCTGTCGCGTCCCGCGACGGCAACCCCGCTGCTTGCTGCGATGCCCTGTCCGATTGCGGAAAGCCCGGACAACCCGACTGCGATGCCGACACCGAGCGCCGTAAGGCCGACGGAAACCGGTACGTCCGCGGACCCGCCGCCAAGGACGCCCGTGCTCATGAGGAGGAGAATTGCAATAAGCAGCCCGTATATCCCCTGGGTCTGGGGGAGTGCCTGGAATACGAGGGCGACGCCGAATTTATCCTGATCGACCGCAGTGACTCCGGCGGCAGCTGCTCCTGCAATTCCAACGCCTATACCTGCTCCGAGTGCTGAGATTCCCACAGCCAGACCCGCTCCGATGATGACAAGAACCGTACCCACACTTAGCACCATATCACTCGCCTCCCTGAAGCTCTGTTCTATCCCGGCGAACGAAAAACGGTGCGAACTCCTTTCCGCCGCCACTGTAAAATTTTCCGAAAAATTCGACGAACTGCAGCCTCAGCGAGTGGATAAACGCACCGAGCGTCTGCAGGACGAAATTGAATGTCTGCCCGATGACAAAGACGGCGACCGCCGCAACCATCATCACCGGGTGGTCACCCGATACCATCTGGGTGAGAATATTGACGGTCATCGCGATTCCACCCGTTGCAAGGGCAAGCGCGAGAAGCCGGGCGTAAGAGAGCCAGTCACCCAGAAATCCGGTAAAGTCGAAGAGGCCCAGGAGGCCCTTGTCTGAGAGGACCAGTGCCACCCCGATGAGTGCCGCCGCGTAAGCCGGAATCCTGAGAAGAGTGCCCGGCGCCCCCCATCCGAAGAACTCAAAGATCATAACGGCGGCCCCCGGCTGGATCAGAAACCATGACAGCTGTTCGTGCATGAGAAGGCGCATCCGCTTTTTCCGCAGATTCTGGTGTGCGGCCAGGAGAAGGCCGAGATTGATCTGGAGCACCCCGATTATGAGGGCGATCTGCAGGAACTCTATGGGAGACTTCAGTGCATTGAAAATGACAAACGGCGGCTGTATCCCGAAAAAGCGGGGCAGAACATCTCCCATATACCCTCCCTGAAGAATGCCCGAAACAACGGTGGCTGCTCCGGCAACCATCAGGATGATGCTCATGTCCCTCATGGACGGGCTTACCCTTCCGAGCCCGTTTTTCAGCAAGGCTCCGAGCAGCACGATGAAGAGGCCGTAGACCGCGTCGCCGAGCATCAGGGCGAAGAAGATGATGAGGAGCGGGGCGGTAAAGAACGTCGGATCGATCTCATCGTAATTCGGCCGGGCAAACATCGTCGTGATCAGCTCAAACGGACGCAGCCACGGGGGATTGTCGTACACGATCGGGACGTCCCCGTCATCGCCGGGATCGGCAAACGAGCAGAATGCATGCCCATCCGTGACACCGAGGCAGAGTTTTTCACATGCCGCTGCGTTTTTTTTCGCCACCCACCCTTCGATGAAGACGGTATGGTTGGTTTTCCCGAAGTTCATGCGGGAAAGCATCCTGACTTTCTCTATCCCCAGCTCCTCGTGGACGGTGAGCAGCGGCGTGGCGAAGCGGTCATCTATCTCTGTCAGACGGGCCTTCAATGCCTTTTCCTGTTCCTCAAGCGCTACAATCTCGGCATCGATCTCCGCTATGACGTCGGCGGGTCTTCCGGATACCGGATCGTAGTCGAGAACGGCGATTCTTCGGTCGCGGAGGATTTTCTGCACGGCTTCGCGGTTCTCGCGAAGCGTGGTGATGACTGCGATGTACCGGTCCCGCATTTCCGCTGTTGCGATCACGAGTTCGTCTCCTCCGGCATCGCGGAGGGCGGCCTGGACGCTGTTCCATGCCTCCGGCGGAGCTGATACCGGAATGGTGCAGAGACAGGCGGATTCCCCGAGGTGCCGGAAATCGATATCCAGCGGGGAGAGGTACCCGGCGGTTTCACGTGTTATCTCCCTGCGTCCGATGCGTTCCCGCAGGGATTCGAGTTCCCTCCGGATGGCAAGGGCGTCATCGGCACCCGACGTCACAGCCTCCCGCTCGCGGCATAGTTCGGAGAAGTCTTTTTTCCTGACAGGTATTTTCGGAACGGGGCGGGGGAAGAGCATCTCCCGGATCGAGCGGGGTGTGGTGTCATGCGATCCGTGCAGTGCATCGAGGATCACGGTGACCTTCTGGAGTTCCTCCGTGCACCTGTCGATATCCGGCGTTCGTTCCGCCTCATGAAGCAGTG encodes:
- a CDS encoding ATP synthase subunit K (produces ATP from ADP in the presence of a proton gradient across the membrane; the K subunit is a nonenzymatic component which binds the dimeric form by interacting with the G and E subunits) encodes the protein MVLSVGTVLVIIGAGLAVGISALGAGIGVGIAGAAAAGVTAVDQDKFGVALVFQALPQTQGIYGLLIAILLLMSTGVLGGGSADVPVSVGLTALGVGIAVGLSGLSAIGQGIAASSGVAVAGRDSEAVGKGLVFSVLPETQAIYGLLVAILLMAFTGMFTGVYTLPAAVGFAAIGSGIAIGFAGLSGIGQGITAGAGIVATARNPDVMGRALIFAVMSETFAIFGLLIAILIMFGIGLFGGA